A genomic stretch from Anas platyrhynchos isolate ZD024472 breed Pekin duck chromosome 25, IASCAAS_PekinDuck_T2T, whole genome shotgun sequence includes:
- the TBCEL gene encoding tubulin-specific chaperone cofactor E-like protein isoform X2 produces MLSYRLNLPSVLVLNSCGITCAGDENEIAAFCAHVSELDLSDNKLEDWHEVSKIVSNVPHLEFLNLSSNPLSLSVLERRCAGSFAGVRKLVLNNSKASWETVHTILQELPDLEELFLCLNDYETVSCSPVCCQSLKLLHITDNNLQDWTEIRKLGIMFPSLDTLILANNNLTTIEETEDSLARLFPNLRSINLHKSGLHCWEDIDKLNSFPKLEEVKLLGIPLLQSYTTEERRKLLIARLPSIVKLNGSIVADGEREDSERFFIRYYMEFPEEEVPFRYHELVTKYGKLEPLAVVDLRPQSSVKVEVHFQDKVEEMSIRLDQTVAELKKHLKTVVQLSTSNMLLFYLDQEAPFGPEEMKYSSRALHSYGIRDGDKIYVEPRMK; encoded by the exons ATGTTGAGCT ACCGTCTCAACCTTCCAAGCGTGCTAGTACTGAACAGCTGTGGCATCACCTGTGCAGGAGATGAGAACGAAATCGCCGCCTTCTGTGCTCATGTGTCCGAACTAGATCTTTCTGACAATAAACTGGAAGACTGGCATGAG GTCAGTAAAATTGTGTCCAACGTCCCCCACTTGGAGTTTCTAAACTTGAGTTCCAATCCTCTCAGTTTGTCCGTTTTAGAGAGAAGGTGTGCTGGGTCTTTCGCTGGTGTTCGCAAGCTTGTGCTCAACAACAGCAAAGCTTCGTGGGAAACAGTCCACACGATCCTGCAGGAATTACCAGA CTTGGAGGAGCTCTTCCTGTGCCTTAATGACTATGAAACAGTGTCTTGTTCTCCGGTTTGCTGTCAGTCTCTCAAATTACTCCACATAACTGACAATAATCTTCAAGACTGGACTGAAATTCGAAAATTGGGGATTATGTTTCCATCACTGGACACGCTTATTCTGGCTAACAACAACCTCACAACCATTGAAGAGACAGAAGATTCCCTAGCAAGGCTGTTCCCCAACTTGCGATCCATCAATTTGCACAAATCGG GTCTGCATTGCTGGGAAGACATCGACAAGCTAAATTCTTTTCCCAAGCTTGAGGAAGTGAAATTACTAGGAATTCCTTTGCTGCAGTCCTACACCACGGAGGAACGCAGAAAGCTGCTAATAGCCAG GTTGCCATCCATTGTCAAGCTCAATGGGAGCATTGTTGCAGATGGGGAGCGAGAGGACTCGGAGCGATTCTTTATCCGGTATTACATGGAGTTCCCAGAGGAGGAAGTCCCATTCAG gtatCATGAGCTGGTCACGAAGTATGGAAAGCTGGAGCCCTTGGCAGTCGTGGATCTTCGGCCGCAGAGCAGCGTGAAGGTGGAGGTGCACTTCCAGGACAAAGTAGAGGAGATGTCAATCCGTCTCGATCAGACTGTGGCAGAATTGAAGAAGCACTTAAAAACTGTGGTGCAGCTGTCAACAAGCAACATGCTGCTCTTCTACTTGGACCAGGAGGCTCCCTTCGGTCCCGAGGAGATGAAATACAGCTCACGAGCGCTGCATTCCTACGGCATTCGAGATGGGGATAAAATTTACGTGGAGCCCAGAATGAAATAG
- the TBCEL gene encoding tubulin-specific chaperone cofactor E-like protein isoform X1, whose amino-acid sequence MDQPSGRSFMQVLCEKYSPENFPYRRGPGMGVHVPATPQGSPMKDRLNLPSVLVLNSCGITCAGDENEIAAFCAHVSELDLSDNKLEDWHEVSKIVSNVPHLEFLNLSSNPLSLSVLERRCAGSFAGVRKLVLNNSKASWETVHTILQELPDLEELFLCLNDYETVSCSPVCCQSLKLLHITDNNLQDWTEIRKLGIMFPSLDTLILANNNLTTIEETEDSLARLFPNLRSINLHKSGLHCWEDIDKLNSFPKLEEVKLLGIPLLQSYTTEERRKLLIARLPSIVKLNGSIVADGEREDSERFFIRYYMEFPEEEVPFRYHELVTKYGKLEPLAVVDLRPQSSVKVEVHFQDKVEEMSIRLDQTVAELKKHLKTVVQLSTSNMLLFYLDQEAPFGPEEMKYSSRALHSYGIRDGDKIYVEPRMK is encoded by the exons ATGGACCAGCCCAGCGGAAGGAGTTTCATGCAAGTGCTTTGTGAGAAATACAGCCCTGAGAACTTCCCTTATCGTCGTGGTCCTGGCATGGGGGTGCATGTCCCCGCAACTCCGCAGGGTTCACCTATGAAAG ACCGTCTCAACCTTCCAAGCGTGCTAGTACTGAACAGCTGTGGCATCACCTGTGCAGGAGATGAGAACGAAATCGCCGCCTTCTGTGCTCATGTGTCCGAACTAGATCTTTCTGACAATAAACTGGAAGACTGGCATGAG GTCAGTAAAATTGTGTCCAACGTCCCCCACTTGGAGTTTCTAAACTTGAGTTCCAATCCTCTCAGTTTGTCCGTTTTAGAGAGAAGGTGTGCTGGGTCTTTCGCTGGTGTTCGCAAGCTTGTGCTCAACAACAGCAAAGCTTCGTGGGAAACAGTCCACACGATCCTGCAGGAATTACCAGA CTTGGAGGAGCTCTTCCTGTGCCTTAATGACTATGAAACAGTGTCTTGTTCTCCGGTTTGCTGTCAGTCTCTCAAATTACTCCACATAACTGACAATAATCTTCAAGACTGGACTGAAATTCGAAAATTGGGGATTATGTTTCCATCACTGGACACGCTTATTCTGGCTAACAACAACCTCACAACCATTGAAGAGACAGAAGATTCCCTAGCAAGGCTGTTCCCCAACTTGCGATCCATCAATTTGCACAAATCGG GTCTGCATTGCTGGGAAGACATCGACAAGCTAAATTCTTTTCCCAAGCTTGAGGAAGTGAAATTACTAGGAATTCCTTTGCTGCAGTCCTACACCACGGAGGAACGCAGAAAGCTGCTAATAGCCAG GTTGCCATCCATTGTCAAGCTCAATGGGAGCATTGTTGCAGATGGGGAGCGAGAGGACTCGGAGCGATTCTTTATCCGGTATTACATGGAGTTCCCAGAGGAGGAAGTCCCATTCAG gtatCATGAGCTGGTCACGAAGTATGGAAAGCTGGAGCCCTTGGCAGTCGTGGATCTTCGGCCGCAGAGCAGCGTGAAGGTGGAGGTGCACTTCCAGGACAAAGTAGAGGAGATGTCAATCCGTCTCGATCAGACTGTGGCAGAATTGAAGAAGCACTTAAAAACTGTGGTGCAGCTGTCAACAAGCAACATGCTGCTCTTCTACTTGGACCAGGAGGCTCCCTTCGGTCCCGAGGAGATGAAATACAGCTCACGAGCGCTGCATTCCTACGGCATTCGAGATGGGGATAAAATTTACGTGGAGCCCAGAATGAAATAG